TAATTCGCCTCTCCCGCATGGAGGAAGCCCGGCGGCAGATTCAGCGCCAGCTCGACATGATCGACCGGCAGATCACGCGGCGCATGACCGCGGTGATCCCGCAGTTGAAGCCGCAGCACACATGCTATCGGCGCGGCAGGCCACCTAACCCGAGCGCGTTCCTCGAGCGCTATCGCGCGAACCTCGCCGCGATCACCGCCGAACGCCAGCCGGAGATTGACGCCCTTTCCCGCAAGCTCGCCCGGCAGGATGCGGCCATTGCCGCGTTCTGCCAGCGTCACGGTCTTACGCAGGGCAGCCTCGACAGCGCCGCTGCAGCCAGCGACGCCGCGCGCGATCGCGCCGGCGTTATGGCGCCGTCCCGCAGCCAGAGGGTTTGCGATCATGGATGACGCCACGCGCGCTGCATTCGAACGGTTGCTCGAGGTCGCGACGAGCGACACCGGCCAGTCGCGCCGGGTCGCGAACTTCATCTTCGCGTGGTGGAATGCCGACAGCCTCGGCGGATTCGACCTCGCCGACATGTTCGCGGTGGATCGTGACATCGCCCGCGACATGGCGATCGTCGCCGCCCGTCTCGCAGAAGCTCCGGCTGCGGAATATCCTAAAGGCCTACCGTGCCGAGATCGAGAACCTCATCAGGCTCTGGCGGCCGGAAGTCTGGGCGCGTTCGGTCGAAGCCTGACAGCGACGGTACTGTCCCGGTTGCCCCGACCGAGGGCTTTATGAGGAATCGGCGGCAGGTTTATCGCGATCCTTGCCGATCGGTTTTCTCTTCATCGTTCCGGCGCGCCGGACCTCCCCTCGGGTTTGTTGCGCTCGTAAACCGGCGGCCGGTCACTTCCAGGCCGCTGCGCGCCGCGTTGCGGCCGAGTCGCCGCCGATCTCGACAAAGCGGGTCCGCTTGCTGCGCGAGGGCTGAAAGCCCTGCTTGCGCGCAAACCCGCTCCGCTCGATTCAGCGTCCCCGGACCTGGAAGCGCCCGTCATTCCGCCGGTTTTTTTCGACCGCACCCGAAGGGAGGACCGGCAGGAGCCGGTCCAGGCCTTCAGGAAACCGAAGGAAAGGATATCCCGATGACCAAGAAACCCGCCGCTGCTCCCCGTCAGCCCGCCAAGGTCGTCCACCTCCGCAAGGGCACCACCCTCGAAATGGTCAGGTTCGCCTGCCCCGACACGAGCCAGGCCGCCCGCATCTCCGAAAGCTTCGGCCTTGCGATCATCGACACCGACGGCATCCGCGATCTTCACGAGCGCCTGATTGTCGAGACGGCCA
The sequence above is a segment of the Nitrobacter hamburgensis X14 genome. Coding sequences within it:
- a CDS encoding DUF7673 family protein, whose protein sequence is MDDATRAAFERLLEVATSDTGQSRRVANFIFAWWNADSLGGFDLADMFAVDRDIARDMAIVAARLAEAPAAEYPKGLPCRDREPHQALAAGSLGAFGRSLTATVLSRLPRPRAL